The following coding sequences are from one Apteryx mantelli isolate bAptMan1 unplaced genomic scaffold, bAptMan1.hap1 HAP1_SCAFFOLD_34, whole genome shotgun sequence window:
- the LOC136996342 gene encoding LOW QUALITY PROTEIN: olfactory receptor 6B1-like (The sequence of the model RefSeq protein was modified relative to this genomic sequence to represent the inferred CDS: deleted 1 base in 1 codon): protein MIYLVIVSGNILIVVLVVADQHLHAPMYYFFLGNLSSLETCYSSTILPRLLASFLAGDRTISAHDYMAQLYFFGSFAATECFLLTAMACNRYLAICQPLLYASLMTWKVSLRLAAASWLLGFLLTTIATFFLSRLRFCGPKAMDHFFCDFIPLLELACSDTSVVKLLGFTLSLLDVVSPFLFTLASYVCIIAAVLKIPSSVGRQKAFSTCSSHLTVVTVFYGTLTVVYLIARTAPLRQLNKVFSFFYTVLTPLLNPLIYSLWNREVREALRKVVRNALACTQSS from the exons aTGATCTACTTGGTCATCGtgtctgggaacatcctcattgttGTGCTCGTGGTGGCAGACCAGCATCTGCACGCTCCCATGTAc tacttcttcctgggcaatctgtcctccttggagacttgctacagctccaccatcctgccccggctgctggccagcttcctggcTGGGGACAGGACCATCTCTGCTCATGACTATATGGCTCAGCTCTATTTCTTTGGTTCTTTTGCAGCTACTGAGTGTTTCCTGCTCACGGCCATGGCCTGcaatcggtacttggccatatgccagcccctgctctatgcaagtctcatgacctggaaggtctctctacGGCTGGCAGCAGCATCGTGGCTACTGGGATTCCTTCTCACTACAATAGCCACTTTTTTCTTATCCCGCTTAAGGTTCTGTGGCCCCAAGGCAatggaccacttcttctgtgattttatccctttgctggagcttgcctgcagtgacaccagtgtTGTCAAACTACTAGGTTTCACACTGTCTCTCTTGGATGTAGTCTCCCCCTTCCTATTCACACTGGCATCCTATGTGTGCATCATAGCTGCTGTCCTGAAGATCCCATCTagtgtgggcaggcagaaggccttctccacctgctcctctcacctcaccgttgtcacggttttctatggcaccctcaccgTTGTCTACCTGATAGCCAGAACAGCCCctctgaggcagctcaacaaagtcttctcctttttctacaccgtcctcacgcccctgctcaaccctctcatctacagcttgtggaacagggaggtcagggaggccctcagaAAAGTGGTCAGGAATGCTCTGGCTTGTACCCAGAGCTCATAG
- the LOC136996343 gene encoding olfactory receptor 14A16-like encodes MSNSSSPTEFLLRAFADTWELQLLHFSLFLGIYLAALMGNGLIITAVACDHHLHTPMYFFLLTLSVLDLYSISTTVPKSMANSLRNTRAISYLGCAAQVFLLLFLVSAENYLLTVMAYDRFVTICKPLHYETLMGSRACVKMIAVVWASGFLIAVLHTGNTFSIPLCQGNVVEQFFCEIPQILKLSCSDSYLREIGLLVFSVCLTFGCFVFILLSYVQILTVVLRIPSEQGRHKAFSMCLPHLAVVSLFVSTAMFAYLKPPSVLSPAQDLVVGVLYVVVPPTLNPLIYSLRNKELKGALKKLIQPGQCQHP; translated from the coding sequence atgtccaacagcagctcccccactgagttcctgCTCCGGgcgtttgcagacacatgggagctgcagctcttgcacttctcgctcttcctgggcatctacctggctgccctcatgggcaacggactcatcatcactgctgtagcctgtgaccaccacctccacacccctatgtacttcttcctcctcaccctctctgttctggacctttactccatctccaccactgtccccaaatccatggccaattccctgaggaacaccagggccatttcctacttgggatgtgctgcccaggtctttctgcttctctttttggtCTCAGCAGAaaattatcttctcactgtcatggcctatgatcgctttgtcaccatctgcaaacccctgcactacgagaccctcatgggcagcagagcttgtgtcaaaatgataGCAgttgtctgggccagtggttttctcattgctgttctacacactgggaacacattttccataccactctgccaaggcaatgtcgtggagcagttcttctgtgaaattccccagatcctcaagctctcctgctcagactcctacctcagggaaattggacTTCTTGTGTTTAGTGTTTGTTTAAcctttggatgttttgttttcattcttctgtcctatgtgcagatcctcacagtcgtgctgaggatcccctctgagcagggacggcacaaagccttttccatgtgcctccctcacctggctgtcgtctccctgtttgtcagcactgccatgtttgcctacctgaagcccccttccgtGTTATCCCCAGCTCAGGATCTGGTGGTTggagttctgtacgtggtggtgcctccaacactgaaccctctcatctacagcttaAGGAACAAGGAGCTTAAgggtgcactgaagaaactgattcaaccgGGACAATGTCAGCACCCATAA